agcactacacagctgattcaaataatcatcaagctttgattattttaaTCAGCTATCTAGTACTAGGAGAAAAAAGTTcatgtgcaccccttggggtccccaggaccgagtttgggaaacgctacCTTAAAGGGACCTAATGGGAACGTCTCCAAATGTCCTTAGGACGTTCCCTGTTTGCTgggttaattttttatttaatttatttaacctttatttaactaggcaagtcagttaataagaacaaattcttatttacaatgacagcctggcCAAACcaggacaatgctgggccaattgtgctctgccctatgggactcccaatcaaggccagatgtgatacagcctggaaacaaaccagggactgtagtgacacgtCTTGCActaagatacagtgccttagaccgctgtgcaaCTCATGAGCCCAAGACTAAATAGAATCTAATGAGTTGCTTGTCATACACTCTATAGTTCCATCTCTATGGAGTGGTTACTTGTTGACACAGAAACTACAATCCCATGTGAtcatacactatgatatatttaGAGGCTACCAGGACAAGTTATTGAAGCAGTATCCCTCTATCAAGCAAGAAGACACATGGACACaactttctttatttctttcacACCTCAGAAGTCTGATAATGTACAGATATTATCGGGGTCTTTATTTCTATTTTCAAGAATAAGAGTTTGAGGGAGGATGTGAATTAGTTTAGTCCAAGCCTACACAAAATCATATGATTCACACTTGAATTCATTCACATCCATACACACTCAAGCCATTTAAGGACTAAGAATTGCTGCATTGAACTATGGAAGAAAATTAACAAAAGTTATGGAGAACTCAACCCAAGTCAAGTTCTTTTATCTTTTTGGCTTACAAGAGACATTTAACAACAAATCGGTCTATTTTACCTTGTCTCTTATCACATACCTTCTCATCATCACTGTGAATCTGACTCTGATCATAACAATAATTCAGGAGAAAGGCCTCCATGAGCCCATGTATATCTTTCTGTGTAGTCTATGTATCAATGGATTGTATGGAACTGCTGGTTTCTACCCCAAGTTCTTACTGGACCTTCAGTCAGATGTTCAGGTGATATCTTATGGTGGATGTTTCACTCAAACCTATGTCATATACACATCTGTCATGTGTGAAATGTCTACTCTAACGGTGATGTCTTACGACAGGTATGTGGCAATATGCAGACCACTACTATATCACACCATTGTGACATCTTTAACTGTTAGAAAGTTACTCTTATTTTCTTGGTGTTATCCTTTATTTATAGGACTCATAGCAGTTAGTTTAGCCGTCGGAGTTCCTTTGTGTGGATCTCGCATTGACAAGATCTTCTGTGACATTCCATCTATACTGAAACATGCATGTTTACCCATTACCATCAATCAGATTTGGAGCAAATGCCTCGTATTGGTTCATGTTTTACAGTTACTTTACATTGTATTTTCTTACGGTCAGATTGTAAGGACTTGTGTAAAGTCAGCTAAGGGAAGGATTAAGTTCACACAGACATGTGTGCCACATTTATTAACAATTGTTATTTTCATCACAGTGACCCTGTTTGACAATTTGCAAGGGTGGAATAATGTAAATATTACACTAAATATGCGTAATGCAATGGCCGTACAATTCCTTATTATACCACCTGTCTTTAACCCTGTCATATATGGACTTAACCTCAAGCAGATTCGACGGGCAGTTCTTATAAAGTGTAATGCACATAAAATTATTGATATAAGATGTTAGTTACATGATTTTACACAACAGGGAGACTTCGTCATATCAGAAGTCAACAAAATAAAGGTCAAATCTGCCAAAACCTTTGCGCGGTTAAATGGCACGTCTCATTTCTTGATACCCATCGCCCTCTTCTGGGCAAGTGATTTATAAATAGTAATTGTAGTACACATTTCCTAACTAGGAAAAAGgttgtatgcatcccaaatggcgttctattccctatgttgtgcactacttttaaccagagccaaagtagtgcactagaaagtGAATAGAGTGCAGTTGATAGAACAAATCGGTGGCTCCTTATGCAGTTAAGACATTTCTAAAGAAGAATAACAATATGCAAAGCTGTTGTTTAAATATCTATTTTCCCAGCTGGGTGCTTTATTCTTAATACTCTCAGAAAATAAATAATGCTTCAGGTTTTTTTTAGGTTATTGAGTTGTGATAATGCATATATGTGCTTATAGCCAGGACTCTTCTTCAGTGTATCTCTCAAAATAAATGGATATTCACAACAACTTTGAAAGACAATTAATTATTTTATTGGTACAATAACAAGAATACACATGTATCTAGAAAGTATGGTTGCATgtaggcagtggtggaaaaagtacccaattgtcaaacttgagtaaaagtctaaatatacctcagtatcaaaagtaaatgtgattactaaaatatacttaagtatcaaaagtagatGTAAAAGTAtacatcatttcaaattccttgtcacgacttctaccgaagtcgtttcctctccttgttccGACTGTGTTCGGCGgttgacgtcaccggtcttctagccatcaccgatccatttttcattttccatttgttttgtctttgtcttacacacctggtatCAATCCCCCAATTACTTCATCAtaatttaaccctctgttcccccatgtttgtctgtgagtgattgtttattgtattgtGGTCCGTTATTTGTGGCCTTGTATTTATTTGAcgtgtattgttattattgttgttattgttgagtAAATTGCGTTCATTACTCATATCTCAaatgaaaatgaaaatgaaaatgaatgaatgaaaatagTACTTTTCAGTAGTACTCAAAGGGTTATGCTCAGCTAAAActatttggctaatctatacttcatATTAGCAAGTCCAACTCTTGAAGATCAAGgtgtataacatttattggaatgactggaattctgacaGACTTTGGTTTGTAATGTAAAGATAGAATTTaatcgtattattatatgtagtagaaagcgagggattagaagaagcctacataaccaaacGATAAAGATACaatttaacatccatatatggccagatATGTAAACTTTAAAACTGATTTAccctgcaatagatgtcgttcaattggtaacatacatttttgtcatcttctaatgcctcttaaggggaaagtaatctaaaagtaactgaatgtaatcagattacgttactgagtttgggtaatccaaacaTTACGTTGCTGATGACCATTTTtgaggtaactagtaactgtaacggattacatttagaaagtaacctgcTCAACCCTGTTAGTAGATGAGTAGTTGTGAAGTTACTATTACACTTTGGATTGTGtatcaataataaaaaatattgtacaatccaggtgtgcaaagctcttagagagacttaccctgaaaCACTCACAGCTGCAAACCCTAAAACATAAGCTAAACGTGAGTAGGACCTTTTCTGTTATTATTGTTTCATTTTTGTGATGTGACTTGTGTGTTTTGTTACTTGTAGTTGCATTAACTAATGGGGCTGAGGATGGTGGAAATCAGACATGTAAAACATTTTCTAATTTGTGAAATATTGTCATACCTTTTACTCAATTGCTGATCTACATTGGCTACCTATCACTCAAATAACTTCTCCTCCTCGTCTACAAAGCTCTAAAAGGCATCGGACCGGCCTACCTGTCAGACCTACTCTCCCCTATGAACCTCTACGCACCCTAAATTCAAACCACGCCAAAGCTCCATGCCCCCAGGATCTGGCTCCGCACAATGGAGAACCATTTATTTTGCATTCAAACTGAAGCTAGCAAGGTAACTCCTCAACAGTACCCAGAAACATGCCTTCAGTGTTCAGGATCAAGACTAAGAGATGGAGTACAAGATCCAGAAGAAGACTGGTCCTAGAATAAAACATATtctcaatggagaatctccattgacGGTGTATTTTAGTCCAGTAGTAGATTTAATCTGGGTCAGACTACCAGCCTAGCATGTCACCACACGTACATTGTTTGTTTTAAAGGATCATAGGCCACTAACACAGCCTGTTCAATAACATAACATTAAGGATGTGTATTCTTCTGATGTGCTGCACTATCCTACTAAACTTCTCTCTTTATTTAAGAATGGACCATGTGTACTGTAACAATTTTGCTTCCGTCCCCCTACTTGCTATATTTCTATAGAATTGAATAAAGCCTTTGAACCCCCTGGAGGGCCTGTTACAAAATGGTATCTGCTTCTCTATATAGTTTCCAGATATTGGTGATCATTTGCATATCACacagagtggtgcagtggtctaagacactgcatcccAGTGGAAGAGttgtcactgcagtacctggttcgaatccaggcacATCTGGCCATGGTTGGGAGTGCCATATGGCGGTGCGCAGTTGGCCCAGCGTAGGCCATcttttgcctagttaaatttaaaaatGGCAGGCTTTTTTTTAAGAATAAAGTATATTCTTAGTTTAAGCAGTTCATCATGGATTAGAAATGTTTGGTCTAAATTTTGTATTTAGCATACTTTACATGTAATCAATTGATTTAGCGTTTTAATGTAATAACTAATATGAGTGCAGGATACAAAGTATAGTATTGTTTGATGTTATCAGGAGAATGAAAATACATCTATATTGGTTAGTATAGATGTCGGCAAATCTATCACTGTAATAAGAACAGGTCAAGGAATTATCCATTTAGTTTGTCTGTTTGTGAATTCATTGTTTAAAATGATATGTAAGCTACATTTACTCTTCTTCACACATTTACAACTCATCTCTACCGTTTCCCAGGTCCATGTAGAACTCTACATCTTTAGGCTTGCTGCATACGGTGATATCAGACAATAGAAGTATTTCTACTTTGCTTTGCTGCAGTAACTGTATtatattgtggtccttctgtagctcagttggtagagcatggcgcttgtaacgccagggtagtgggttcgatccccgggaccacccatacgtagaatgtatgcacacatgactgtaagtcgctttggataaaagcgtctgctaaatggcatatattattattatttattattatattgtcATAATTATTGCCAATGCTTTGCTTATAGGAGTTTTCTGCATTGAAAAATACCTTCATGAACCCATGTATCTGTTTCTATGTGCTTTCCTGCTCTCATGTTTTACTTACTCTCTGAAACACTCTGACACACATGATATTTCCCAGATTTACGGTTTAACAtcatttagtaatttagcagttTTGTCCTATGACCGGTACATTTCTATTTGTTATCCTCTATAGTATAACAATATTATGACACCTAAAATCATTTGTGGCTTAATTCTGCTGTCCTGGTTGTACTCTTTTTttcatcaacaccatcattatcTCCCTGAGTTTGCGGCTGCAATTTTGTTTGTGACGTTTTCGACAGTGTATCGTGATAACTACCTCGGTAGTCAAGCTTGCCTGTTCAAATACTATACTGAATAACATATCGGGTCTTGTTGCCACTTTGGTTTCCTACCATATACTCAAGAAATTACATCAAGTTAATTACAGTTTGATTGGTTAATAAGTTGCGACTTGCTTGTCATAAACTCGAAATACAGTGCCTAGAGTGAATGTTTACACACCCTTGAACAGTTTTCACATTTTGTGTCACATTTTGTGTCACATTTTGTGTTCTGTTCATTTTGTGACTTTTTTAGTTTGAGGCTATTGAATGTTTTTGGTCTCTCTTAAGGCCTACGTTTCATAGTCATGGCTTGCCACTGAGTTTTTAGCACATTCTTCAGACGATGCGTTATGGTCCCCTGGATGTTTTGTCTAGTTCCATTTTTGTCCCAGGATGTCCCAGAGGACAGTTTTAGGACAATCCTGGGACGTTGTTTCATGGTCCCTTGGATGCTTTTTTGTAGTTCCTGGTTTGTCATGGGGATGTCACTTGACAGTCGCAAAGAAACGTTTTCTACCCAGGGCATGCGTACCCTAGTAGCATTACACATCAACCCTTGTTACTGTTGCCAAGCTCATCAAGTCCCTGATTAGTGAACCACTGGTCCATTCACAGCTCTTTGTTTTTTTGGCAATGTTAGGGACACCCAAACACATTGCTTTTACCATACAAGTTTTTCAACGTATAAATTTGACATGCtttgacatacagtacatgattacattgtgcatgttcaGTTATACAGCAATATTCAGATATACTAGTAGGTGGTGagccctagtaggaagtccactgtgtgcagctcaccctgcactaacataaataacattaGCATGTCTACCTCTGCTAAGCTTAAACTGACATGCCTCGACAGCCACTGAGCGTTTTGAAGCACAAACACCAGGAGAATTGGTTGAAAGGTTACAGCCATTCTCATAACAACGCAGCCGCTGACAACTCGTACATAGGGTCTGACCTTTTCGTTTGCGCCTCGGACACCAACACCACCCGCTGGTGGGGGGGTCCCGAGAAACAAAGGGGGGAATAGTAGCCCAGACCCATGATGAGCCTCATCGAGGCCGGTGGGGGGGTTGAGACTACGGACAACACCATACTCCCCtgtgagaacagtgaggagcagaCAGACCCCTAGACGGGGATTATCTTAGAACACATCTAAGATagtactgaggtgtaccacactggtcgTAAAGGAAGTCCAGTGGACTTGTCCACTTCCAAAACAAATGGCAACAATAATCAGTCCTTGCCATGTGTTGGTTCAACTACAATACAACTAGTAAAATGCTCCAATCATGTGTTCTGGTAGTATAATATTTCAGAATAAATCGGTAGGATAACTGGTCCCTTTGAGCACCAGTACCAATACCAGCAACAGTCAGTCCAGCTACAATCAGTAAGAAGGTTAGAGACCTAACCAATCAAATTACCCTTGACAATAGCGACATCAGAGTGCAACACGTGGAAGGGAATCTCCAGTGCACTCGTCCAATGGTTAACACACGTCACTAATAAATAGAATCCTCCATTCAGGAGGGAAATTATAAGTCATGAACCATGATCACACCACGTACGACTGGTCCATTACTTAAAGGGTACTTCCGTCGTGAGGTTAGCTCGTCCGTGAAATAGACTTCATACCTATCACCATTACAATAGTGGAAGACACAGtgactttgttgcttttatgaattttgtcttgctgctttttgttctatgttgctctgtctgtatgctatgtcttgcttgtcctatgttgctatgttgctatgtctatggtgctattgtctatattgtaattgtttttaataacctgcccagggactgcggttgaaaattagccggctggctaaaaccggcacttttactgaaacgttgattaatgtgcactgtccctgtaaaaaaaaataaactaaactaaacttaTAGGAAAAATCTACTACAAACTCCCTCGACACCAATTCTGACTGACCTCCAGGCATTGACCTGAAAATTACCTGACTACATCAGAC
This DNA window, taken from Oncorhynchus gorbuscha isolate QuinsamMale2020 ecotype Even-year linkage group LG13, OgorEven_v1.0, whole genome shotgun sequence, encodes the following:
- the LOC123992228 gene encoding olfactory receptor 1D2-like, whose product is MENSTQVKFFYLFGLQETFNNKSVYFTLSLITYLLIITVNLTLIITIIQEKGLHEPMYIFLCSLCINGLYGTAGFYPKFLLDLQSDVQVISYGGCFTQTYVIYTSVMCEMSTLTVMSYDRYVAICRPLLYHTIVTSLTVRKLLLFSWCYPLFIGLIAVSLAVGVPLCGSRIDKIFCDIPSILKHACLPITINQIWSKCLVLVHVLQLLYIVFSYGQIVRTCVKSAKGRIKFTQTCVPHLLTIVIFITVTLFDNLQGWNNVNITLNMRNAMAVQFLIIPPVFNPVIYGLNLKQIRRAVLIKCNAHKIIDIRC